In a genomic window of Theropithecus gelada isolate Dixy chromosome 15, Tgel_1.0, whole genome shotgun sequence:
- the PIP5KL1 gene encoding phosphatidylinositol 4-phosphate 5-kinase-like protein 1 → MAAPSPGPREVLAPSPEAGCRAVTSSRRGLLWRLRDKQSRLGLFEISPGHELHGMTCMMQAGLWAATQVSMDHPPTGPPSQDDFSEVLTQVHEGFELGTLAGPAFAWLRRSLGLAEDDYQAALGPGGPYLQFLSTSKSKASFFLSHDQRFFLKTQGRREVQTLLAHLPRYVQHLQRHPHSLLARLLGVHSLRVDRGKKTYFIVMQSVFYPAGRISERYDIKGCEVSRWVDPAPEGSPIVLVLKDLNFQGKTIKLGPQRNWFLRQMELDTTFLRELNVLDYSLLMAFQCLHEDERGLGSSLIFRTGRSVQGAQSPEESGVQNRRLLPDAPNALHILDGPEQRYFLGVVDLATVYGLRKRLEHLWKTLRYPGRTFSTVSPARYARRLCQWVEEHTE, encoded by the exons gtcctggCCCCCTCCCCTGAGGCTGGATGCAGAGCAGTCACCTCCAGCCGCCGGGGGCTTCTCTGGCGCCTCCGAGATAAGCAGTCTCGCCTGGGCctgtttgagatcagcccgggGCATGAACTGCATGGGATGACGTGCATGATGCAGGCAGGGCTGTGGGCTGCCACCCAGGTCTCCATGGACCACCCACCCACG GGGCCACCCTCCCAGGACGATTTCTCGGAGGTCCTAACCCAGGTTCATGAG GGCTTCGAGCTGGGCACGCTGGCCGGCCCCGCCTTTGCCTGGCTGCGCCGCTCCCTGGGCCTGGCGGAGGACGACTATCAGGCTGCCCTGGGCCCCGGCGGCCCCTACCTGCAGTTCCTCAGCACCTCCAAGAGCAAGGCCAGCTTCTTCCTGTC CCACGACCAGCGCTTCTTCCTGAAGACCCAAGGGCGCCGAGAGGTGCAGACTCTGCTCGCCCACCTGCCCCGCTACGTGCAGCACCTGCAGCGGCACCCGCACTCGCTGCTGGCGCGGTTGCTGG GAGTGCACAGTCTGCGGGTGGACCGGGGAAAGAAG ACGTACTTCATCGTCATGCAGAGCGTCTTCTACCCCGCCGGCCGCATCTCCGAGAG GTATGACATCAAAGGCTGCGAGGTGAGCCGCTGGGTGGATCCCGCCCCTGAGGGCAGCCCCATTGTTCTGGTGCTGAAGGACCTCAACTTTCAGGGCAAGACCATCAAGCTGG GGCCCCAGCGGAACTGGTTCCTCCGCCAGATGGAACTGGACACCACCTTCCTCCGGGAGCTCAACGTGCTGGATTACAGCCTCCTGATGGCCTTCCAATGTCTCCACGAGGATGAGAGGGGCCTGGGCAGCAGCCTCATCTTCCGTACGGGCAG GTCTGTGCAAGGGGCACAGAGCCCGGAAGAGTCGGGGGTCCAAAACCGCCGGCTGCTGCCCGACGCCCCCAACGCCCTACACATCCTGGACGGGCCCGAGCAGCGCTATTTCCTGGGCGTCGTGGATCTCGCCACGGTCTACGGGCTCCGCAAGCGACTGGAGCACCTGTGGAAGACACTGCGCTACCCGGGCCGGACCTTCTCCACTGTCAGCCCGGCTCGCTACGCCCGTCGCCTCTGCCAGTGGGTGGAGGAGCACACAGAGTGA
- the ST6GALNAC4 gene encoding alpha-N-acetyl-neuraminyl-2,3-beta-galactosyl-1,3-N-acetyl-galactosaminide alpha-2,6-sialyltransferase isoform X1: protein MKAPGRLVLIILCSVVFSAIYFLLCCWAGLPLCLATCLDHHFSTDSRPTVPGPLHFSGYSSVPDGKPLVREPCRSCAVVSSSGQMLGSGLGAEIDGAECVFRMNQAPTVGFEADVGQRSTLRVISHTSVPLLLRNYSHYFQKARDTLYVVWGQGRHMDRVLGGRTYRTLLQLTRMYPGLQVYTFTERMMAYCDQIFQDETGKNRRQSGSFLSTGWFTMILALELCEEIVVYGMVSDSYCREKSHPSVPYHYFEKGRLDECQMYLAHEQAPRSAHRFITEKAVFSRWAKKRPIVFAHPSWRTE from the exons ATGAAGGCTCCG GGTCGGCTCGTGCTCATCATCCTGTGCTCTGTGGTCTTCTCTGCCATCTACTTCCTCCTGTGCTGCTGGGCCGGCCTGCCCCTCTGCCTGGCCACCTGCCTGGACCACCACTTCTCCACAGACTCCAGGCCCACCGTGCCAGGCCCCTTGCACTTCAGTGGATATAGCAGTGTGCCGGATGGGAAG CCGCTGGTCCGGGAGCCCTGCCGCAGCTGTGCTGTGGTGTCCAGCTCGGGCCAGATGCTGGGCTCAGGCCTGGGTGCTGAGATCGACGGTGCCGAGTGCGTGTTCCGCATGAACCAGGCGCCCACCGTGGGCTTTGAGGCGGACGTGGGCCAGCGCAGTACCCTGCGTGTCATCTCACACACAAGCGTGCCGTTACTGCTGCGCAACTACTCACACTACTTCCAGAAGGCCCGAGACACGCTCTACGTGGTGTGGGGCCAGGGCAGGCACATGGACCGGGTGCTCGGCGGCCGCACCTACCGCACACTGCTGCAGCTCACCCGGATGTACCCCGGCCTGCAGGTGTACACCTTCACTGAGCGCATGATGGCGTACTGCGACCAAATCTTCCAGGACGAGACGGGCAAGAACCG gaGGCAGTCGGGCTCCTTCCTCAGCACCGGCTGGTTCACCATGATCCTCGCGCTGGAGCTGTGTGAGGAGATCGTGGTCTATGGGATGGTCAGCGACAGCTACTGCAG GGAGAAGAGCCACCCCTCAGTGCCTTACCACTACTTCGAGAAGGGCCGACTGGATGAATGTCAGATGTACCTGGCACACGAGCAGGCGCCCCGAAGCGCCCACCGCTTCATCACTGAGAAGGCAGTCTTCTCCCGCTGGGCCAAGAAGAGGCCCATCGTGTTCGCCCATCCGTCCTGGAGGACTGAGTAG
- the ST6GALNAC4 gene encoding alpha-N-acetyl-neuraminyl-2,3-beta-galactosyl-1,3-N-acetyl-galactosaminide alpha-2,6-sialyltransferase isoform X2 codes for MKAPGRLVLIILCSVVFSAIYFLLCCWAGLPLCLATCLDHHFSTDSRPTVPGPLHFSGYSSVPDGKPLVREPCRSCAVVSSSGQMLGSGLGAEIDGAECVFRMNQAPTVGFEADVGQRSTLRVISHTSVPLLLRNYSHYFQKARDTLYVVWGQGRHMDRVLGGRTYRTLLQLTRMYPGLQVYTFTERMMAYCDQIFQDETGKNRQSGSFLSTGWFTMILALELCEEIVVYGMVSDSYCREKSHPSVPYHYFEKGRLDECQMYLAHEQAPRSAHRFITEKAVFSRWAKKRPIVFAHPSWRTE; via the exons ATGAAGGCTCCG GGTCGGCTCGTGCTCATCATCCTGTGCTCTGTGGTCTTCTCTGCCATCTACTTCCTCCTGTGCTGCTGGGCCGGCCTGCCCCTCTGCCTGGCCACCTGCCTGGACCACCACTTCTCCACAGACTCCAGGCCCACCGTGCCAGGCCCCTTGCACTTCAGTGGATATAGCAGTGTGCCGGATGGGAAG CCGCTGGTCCGGGAGCCCTGCCGCAGCTGTGCTGTGGTGTCCAGCTCGGGCCAGATGCTGGGCTCAGGCCTGGGTGCTGAGATCGACGGTGCCGAGTGCGTGTTCCGCATGAACCAGGCGCCCACCGTGGGCTTTGAGGCGGACGTGGGCCAGCGCAGTACCCTGCGTGTCATCTCACACACAAGCGTGCCGTTACTGCTGCGCAACTACTCACACTACTTCCAGAAGGCCCGAGACACGCTCTACGTGGTGTGGGGCCAGGGCAGGCACATGGACCGGGTGCTCGGCGGCCGCACCTACCGCACACTGCTGCAGCTCACCCGGATGTACCCCGGCCTGCAGGTGTACACCTTCACTGAGCGCATGATGGCGTACTGCGACCAAATCTTCCAGGACGAGACGGGCAAGAACCG GCAGTCGGGCTCCTTCCTCAGCACCGGCTGGTTCACCATGATCCTCGCGCTGGAGCTGTGTGAGGAGATCGTGGTCTATGGGATGGTCAGCGACAGCTACTGCAG GGAGAAGAGCCACCCCTCAGTGCCTTACCACTACTTCGAGAAGGGCCGACTGGATGAATGTCAGATGTACCTGGCACACGAGCAGGCGCCCCGAAGCGCCCACCGCTTCATCACTGAGAAGGCAGTCTTCTCCCGCTGGGCCAAGAAGAGGCCCATCGTGTTCGCCCATCCGTCCTGGAGGACTGAGTAG
- the ST6GALNAC4 gene encoding alpha-N-acetyl-neuraminyl-2,3-beta-galactosyl-1,3-N-acetyl-galactosaminide alpha-2,6-sialyltransferase isoform X3: MLGSGLGAEIDGAECVFRMNQAPTVGFEADVGQRSTLRVISHTSVPLLLRNYSHYFQKARDTLYVVWGQGRHMDRVLGGRTYRTLLQLTRMYPGLQVYTFTERMMAYCDQIFQDETGKNRRQSGSFLSTGWFTMILALELCEEIVVYGMVSDSYCREKSHPSVPYHYFEKGRLDECQMYLAHEQAPRSAHRFITEKAVFSRWAKKRPIVFAHPSWRTE; the protein is encoded by the exons ATGCTGGGCTCAGGCCTGGGTGCTGAGATCGACGGTGCCGAGTGCGTGTTCCGCATGAACCAGGCGCCCACCGTGGGCTTTGAGGCGGACGTGGGCCAGCGCAGTACCCTGCGTGTCATCTCACACACAAGCGTGCCGTTACTGCTGCGCAACTACTCACACTACTTCCAGAAGGCCCGAGACACGCTCTACGTGGTGTGGGGCCAGGGCAGGCACATGGACCGGGTGCTCGGCGGCCGCACCTACCGCACACTGCTGCAGCTCACCCGGATGTACCCCGGCCTGCAGGTGTACACCTTCACTGAGCGCATGATGGCGTACTGCGACCAAATCTTCCAGGACGAGACGGGCAAGAACCG gaGGCAGTCGGGCTCCTTCCTCAGCACCGGCTGGTTCACCATGATCCTCGCGCTGGAGCTGTGTGAGGAGATCGTGGTCTATGGGATGGTCAGCGACAGCTACTGCAG GGAGAAGAGCCACCCCTCAGTGCCTTACCACTACTTCGAGAAGGGCCGACTGGATGAATGTCAGATGTACCTGGCACACGAGCAGGCGCCCCGAAGCGCCCACCGCTTCATCACTGAGAAGGCAGTCTTCTCCCGCTGGGCCAAGAAGAGGCCCATCGTGTTCGCCCATCCGTCCTGGAGGACTGAGTAG